The proteins below come from a single Actinomycetota bacterium genomic window:
- a CDS encoding SDR family oxidoreductase — translation MARTAIITGASSGIGKATAVALAESGYDVGVTWHEDEAGLNGTVEEVRAAGRRVAVRHLDLVDPGAGPAVVDELTDELGRLDVLVNNAGCGHSAPFLDHDADAWRHVLDVDLTGAFLCMQAAARRMTRNRDGGRIIAVTSVHEHVPLAGSVAYCAAKGGLGLVVKVAALELAEHGITVNAVAPGEVSTKMTGQQDQDPADNPRPGIPLGRPGHAGEIAHAIRWLASPEASYVTGESFVVDGGLLLMAAQANSMLV, via the coding sequence GTGGCGCGGACCGCGATCATCACGGGGGCCAGCTCGGGCATCGGGAAGGCCACCGCCGTCGCGCTGGCCGAGAGTGGCTACGACGTGGGCGTCACGTGGCACGAGGACGAGGCCGGCCTGAACGGCACCGTCGAGGAGGTCCGCGCCGCCGGGCGCCGCGTGGCGGTCCGCCACCTCGACCTGGTCGATCCCGGCGCGGGCCCTGCGGTCGTGGACGAGCTCACCGACGAACTCGGCCGCCTCGACGTGCTGGTCAACAACGCCGGATGCGGGCACTCGGCTCCGTTCCTGGATCACGACGCTGACGCCTGGAGACACGTCCTCGATGTGGACCTGACCGGGGCGTTCCTGTGCATGCAGGCGGCCGCTCGCCGCATGACGCGCAACCGCGACGGCGGGCGCATCATCGCCGTGACGTCCGTGCACGAGCACGTCCCCCTGGCCGGGTCGGTCGCCTACTGCGCGGCCAAGGGGGGCCTGGGCCTCGTCGTCAAGGTGGCGGCGCTGGAACTCGCTGAGCACGGCATCACCGTCAACGCCGTCGCTCCCGGCGAGGTCTCCACCAAGATGACCGGTCAGCAGGACCAGGACCCGGCCGACAACCCACGACCCGGGATCCCGCTGGGCCGCCCCGGCCACGCCGGCGAGATCGCGCACGCCATCCGCTGGCTGGCATCACCCGAGGCGTCGTACGTGACCGGGGAGTCGTTCGTCGTGGACGGTGGCCTCCTGCTCATGGCGGCGCAGGCCAACAGCATGCTGGTGTGA
- a CDS encoding TfoX/Sxy family protein — MAYNEDVAHRVREAFANADVVPIERRMFGGVAFMVHGHMTVGIVGDDLMVRVGKEAYGDALARPHARPMDFTGKPMTGMVYVAAEGFADAADLRDWIQRGLAFTGSLPPK; from the coding sequence GTGGCCTACAACGAGGACGTCGCACACCGAGTTCGGGAAGCGTTCGCGAACGCCGACGTGGTCCCGATCGAGCGGCGGATGTTCGGTGGTGTCGCGTTCATGGTGCACGGACACATGACCGTTGGGATCGTCGGTGATGATCTCATGGTCCGGGTCGGGAAGGAGGCGTACGGGGACGCTCTCGCGCGACCGCACGCCCGTCCGATGGACTTCACGGGCAAGCCGATGACGGGCATGGTGTATGTGGCAGCGGAAGGCTTCGCTGACGCGGCGGATCTGCGCGATTGGATCCAGAGGGGTCTGGCTTTCACGGGATCGCTGCCACCGAAGTAA
- a CDS encoding ferredoxin, which translates to MPLDVRVNRGLCIGSGVCARIAPGTFELDDEGVAVVVDPRADSRTAVVAAAETCPTDAIAVFDCGRRIA; encoded by the coding sequence ATGCCATTGGACGTCCGCGTCAATCGCGGTCTCTGCATCGGTTCGGGGGTGTGCGCGCGGATCGCTCCCGGCACCTTCGAACTCGACGACGAGGGTGTCGCGGTCGTCGTCGATCCGCGAGCCGACTCCAGGACCGCGGTCGTTGCGGCCGCCGAAACCTGCCCGACCGACGCGATCGCCGTGTTCGACTGCGGTCGACGGATCGCCTGA
- a CDS encoding carbonic anhydrase, translating into MSRGVIDEVVEANRRVAAGVATSLSSRPARALAIVVCMDARIDPLVDFGLARGDVHVIRNAGGRVTEDVLRSLAASWYFLDSGAVMVVHHTDCGMFTSDPDEPRRQLERMAGSDLGDVDLLAFTDEDGSVREDVDKIRSWSLTPQDTEVRGFVYDLGSGLLREVAGDT; encoded by the coding sequence ATGAGTCGTGGGGTGATCGACGAGGTGGTGGAGGCCAACCGGCGGGTGGCCGCAGGTGTTGCAACCAGCCTGTCGTCCCGACCGGCGCGCGCATTGGCGATCGTCGTCTGCATGGATGCGCGGATCGATCCCCTCGTGGACTTCGGCCTCGCCCGAGGCGACGTCCACGTCATCCGCAACGCCGGTGGGCGGGTCACCGAGGACGTCTTGCGTTCGCTCGCGGCGTCGTGGTACTTCCTCGACAGCGGCGCGGTCATGGTGGTGCACCATACGGACTGTGGGATGTTCACCTCGGATCCCGACGAGCCGCGCCGCCAGCTGGAGCGGATGGCGGGTTCGGACCTCGGCGACGTCGATCTCCTGGCGTTCACCGACGAGGACGGGTCGGTGCGTGAGGATGTCGACAAGATCCGCTCCTGGTCGCTCACTCCACAGGACACCGAAGTACGCGGGTTCGTCTACGACCTGGGGAGCGGCCTCCTGCGCGAGGTGGCCGGCGATACGTGA
- a CDS encoding choice-of-anchor B family protein — protein sequence MATTTIRRRCVVAGSAIALLLAWVVAPSGAAAHPGAHPGGEQHNDGLGVRVNSPQDLAGFFPAVQWGGTAPVDDQTADVVYAGTGCTPASYSPVLDNIRGNIALVDSRVSATNSADECPTYTFLQKVQSAQQAGAIGFVQIPGEGEDPTSNATAVSADIPALEVDRTAEVLAVRDAVIAWTQGTEGATAVNVTFTKPAPLEAMANVPCDNGKAGPFECDGIDLLSFVPQEEFNGAGISDLWGWTDPESGDEYVIIGKTNGVGFFRVTDPTAPVYLGELPNPALLHATWHDIKVYADHAFIVSESEPHGMTVFDLTRLRDVMEPQEWDPDAHYRLNDAAHNVVINEDTGYAYIVGGNEGSVVPDQCLSGLHMVDVREPKNPTFAGCYIEEGGPGTAARSVGGPVEENSPAAYVHDAQCVIYNGPDDRYFGREICFNSAENKVVIVDVTDKLLPVTLGVTDYPMVGYTHQGWLTEDHAYLLVNDELDEVTYEEIENTRTVVFDVTDLENPKVHFEHFHETTSIDHNNYVHNGFVYQSNYTAGLRVLDTSGVAEQTLREIGFFDTYPTHNNPTFDGTWSNYPFFGSGTIAVSGIEEGLFLLRLAEDVPKGGPS from the coding sequence ATGGCAACCACCACTATCCGACGTCGTTGCGTGGTGGCGGGCTCGGCGATCGCCTTGCTTCTCGCCTGGGTGGTGGCGCCCTCCGGGGCGGCCGCGCACCCGGGAGCACACCCCGGGGGCGAGCAACACAACGACGGGTTGGGGGTCCGGGTCAACTCACCTCAGGACCTGGCCGGCTTCTTCCCCGCCGTCCAGTGGGGCGGCACCGCACCGGTTGACGATCAGACCGCCGACGTGGTCTACGCCGGCACCGGTTGCACGCCGGCGAGCTACTCGCCGGTCTTGGACAACATCCGGGGCAACATCGCTCTCGTCGACTCCAGGGTGAGCGCCACGAACTCCGCGGACGAGTGCCCGACCTACACCTTCCTCCAGAAGGTGCAGTCCGCCCAGCAGGCGGGCGCCATCGGGTTCGTCCAGATCCCTGGCGAGGGCGAGGATCCCACGAGCAACGCCACCGCGGTCTCCGCCGACATCCCTGCGCTCGAGGTTGATCGCACCGCCGAGGTACTCGCCGTGCGCGATGCGGTCATCGCGTGGACGCAGGGCACCGAGGGAGCGACGGCGGTCAACGTCACGTTCACGAAGCCAGCGCCGTTGGAAGCGATGGCGAACGTCCCGTGTGACAACGGCAAGGCTGGGCCGTTCGAGTGCGACGGCATCGACCTGCTGTCGTTCGTGCCGCAGGAGGAGTTCAACGGCGCGGGCATCAGCGACCTCTGGGGGTGGACCGATCCTGAGAGCGGTGACGAGTACGTCATCATCGGCAAGACCAACGGCGTCGGCTTCTTCCGGGTGACCGACCCGACCGCGCCCGTCTACCTCGGTGAGCTGCCGAACCCGGCGCTCCTCCACGCGACGTGGCACGACATCAAGGTGTACGCGGATCACGCGTTCATCGTGAGCGAGTCGGAGCCGCACGGCATGACGGTGTTCGACCTCACCCGGCTGCGCGATGTGATGGAGCCCCAGGAGTGGGACCCGGATGCCCACTACCGGCTCAACGACGCGGCGCACAACGTCGTGATCAACGAGGACACGGGCTACGCGTACATCGTCGGCGGCAACGAGGGGAGCGTCGTGCCCGACCAGTGCCTGTCGGGTCTGCACATGGTCGACGTCCGAGAGCCGAAGAACCCCACGTTCGCCGGTTGCTACATAGAAGAGGGCGGTCCCGGGACGGCCGCTCGGTCCGTTGGGGGACCGGTCGAGGAGAACTCACCGGCCGCGTACGTCCACGACGCGCAGTGCGTGATCTACAACGGTCCCGACGACCGCTACTTCGGCCGTGAGATCTGCTTCAACTCGGCGGAGAACAAGGTCGTCATCGTCGACGTGACCGACAAGCTGCTGCCGGTGACGTTGGGCGTGACCGACTACCCGATGGTCGGCTACACCCACCAGGGCTGGCTCACCGAGGACCACGCCTACCTGCTCGTCAACGACGAGCTCGACGAGGTGACCTACGAGGAGATCGAGAACACCCGGACGGTCGTGTTCGACGTGACCGACCTGGAGAACCCGAAGGTCCACTTCGAGCACTTCCACGAGACGACGTCGATCGACCACAACAACTACGTCCACAACGGGTTCGTGTACCAGTCGAACTACACGGCCGGACTGCGGGTGCTCGACACGTCCGGTGTGGCGGAGCAGACCCTGCGCGAGATCGGCTTCTTCGACACCTACCCGACGCACAACAATCCGACGTTCGACGGGACGTGGTCCAACTACCCGTTCTTCGGGTCCGGCACGATCGCGGTGAGCGGCATCGAAGAGGGCCTGTTCCTGCTGAGGCTCGCCGAGGACGTGCCCAAGGGCGGGCCCTCGTAG